Genomic DNA from Xiphophorus hellerii strain 12219 chromosome 16, Xiphophorus_hellerii-4.1, whole genome shotgun sequence:
CATATAAATCCAAGTCACATTTGTTGTAGCTTAATTCTGTACACATGAATGATTTTTGAACCACAAATGTCTATTATGGAAAATTCTATTTAGTTTTTGGGgctttttcttgtattttttttaattcaggtgTCTGTGTGATCAATTTGGACCAATGGAGAGCAATACTGGGTGTGTGCTGTCCAGAACTTCAACCATTCATGTTCAATCTTACCATctcagtttctgtgtttgtaaccAGAGATGTGATGAGAGCTGCTGTTTGGATCCTAATGTGCTATGGCTAGCTCATAATATTTAGGAAGTGACTCCATCTGCAATTTAATAACAACATTTCTTACAGTGTTGAACAAATTGGCATAACATCAcatgtaaataaacataaacaattaCACATagacatggagaaaaaaagcGGATGGATCCTCACCCTGTCTTTTATGTCATCAAAGGAAAATCATGTGTTAGGAGAGTTACTATTCAGGCTTACtcaaaaagtccaaaattgTGTTCATAATGAAGAAGCTGATCATTTATTGCTGCATGAGGCAGAGAGCACTGAGCACAAGAATTTcatctttatttcaaatattttgaaatccaatataaatgatttgatttgtaacctgtatgtaaataattttcatgATCTTTGGCGTACTTAGAAACTCCAGGAAGTGaacattatttgttttgattacaACGTGTGAAAAGATTCAATTGGTTGTATTTAGGGCACGCTTATGCTTGCTTCTTTCTCAGTGGGAATGAGTGAAACTGTTTGAACAAACGGATGTGAAACCACAGGAGGAAGTTGACAAGAAAGAAAGTGCTGCATTTATACAGCAGGTGTTTAACATAGAGGGAGTGCAAAGctaagtttgaaaataaaagataGTATTCAGCTATGTTTTTCGGAtcacaaagttttatttctatgtGATTTACTTAGATTTGGGTGacaattcaattaattaaaaaaaaaagccacaaagGCAAAAATGTTATCAAAGACCACCTTagattggtaaaaaaaaaaaatatatatatattttgaattattattttctgtgcaTGTATGCATGAAAGGCTTTGAGGTCCACATggcattaaatcttttttcctGCCTTCTAAGCCTTGCGTAataggaggagagaaaaaagagaagggtGGAGCCATAGTTTTAGAAAATACAATTGGTTGCGTTAGAGGAGGCGTCAGATGCATCAGACGGCATCAATCTGCTTCTCGTTAGATTGGAACTTCCTGCACTGTCTTATCACGCAAGACCAAGAAGACTGAACAAGGActtattttgttgctgttttattgttaaaattaacctgtaagttaaaacttattttatatttacccAGTAATATTGAGCTGCTACTGTGATGTTAAttcattttggtgttttgatATGCACTTGTAAAAATAAGCCATATCTCCCAAACCAAACAGGGACAGGGAGATACATATCATGCCACTGAAAGAGGCTGCTTTATGAGGTCATTTAAACAGGTTATTTATGCAAATCTGGTCtattttgtatgtttgtctAAGCTGGGTAAAGCTCACAACTTTCCACAGTTATGGGTAAGCTTTCCACAGGAAACTCTAAAACCTCCTACTAAGTAAATGACTTTTGTTCATGACTAACACTGAGTTTCGGTTTCAGAGTCTCTCCATTTTGTGCAACTTTAACCCCCTTCCCTTGTAACTTTCAGCTCCTAATAACATAAAGATTAAGAATTTGCTGACAGTAACATAATAAAGGTGTTTGTGGAAACTGTGGAGAGAGCACATGGACTGGACTTATGGATGGTATTTTGAATTTTTACCTTTAGATCTTGAAACTGACTGGATAGGTGGTTCGAGCGACAGAAAGTTGTTGTTGAACTAGGGTCTGAAAAATGGAGTCATGAGAACCCAAGAGAATACCTTACTTGTAGAGACTACGCCGCAGAGATTAGATTGCTAGATTGTGCTTACATGTTAGCATTAACTGAGATTCTAGTCTAGGCAACTATTACAGACACCAAATAATTGTTCGAAAAGGTTTATTTGAGGAGGTGCCAGAAGTGAGGTTACAGTCTGGGGAAGcactaaaaagaaaaggtaaGTAAGTGATTATTATTGTATTGCCGAGATAATTTGGTGGTAGATTTTGAGATGCAGAAGGAGGGAAGGTTCCTCAATGTATCCCTGATGAATCATTGATCGCTTACTCTTCTTGCCACATTCAGGTGGCGGTggccttttctgtgtttaagcAAGGCAAAGATCTCTttacattttggacatttatattagatttatttctaataaatattCACCTCTCGAGAGTCACCACCATTCCTAAGCAATGTATCAAATACTTTCTATTTGTGCCAATCAGCTGCATGCTGTGTGGTCAACTGTTTGAGGATGTTTGAGGTGTTTCATCCGTATTGTGATTAAACATAAGGTTGTCCCTATATTCTCCTAGGAAAACAGTACAGggttaaaaatgttcagtttccaGCAAGGTATTTTGTTTTCACCACTTTAGTCAGAACATGTGCTAAGGTTTCTCTTCGTCCCACCATCTTCAGCTCAGGGTGTTTTCGAACAAATTTTCTCACAAAGTATGAAACCAATCTGTGtctcaaaagtcaaacaaatcaaagcagttcacatttaatttaaaagttcaaaagaaaGCTGTTCCGGTGGCACAAGAAGATTTTCAAAATCATGTTAAGATGATTTGTTTGCTCCTCCTGTGCGTACAACATGATAAAGTTCTGTGGTTTTAATCATTGCACTTCAGTTAGTGGCTCCATCAggaatatttgttttacagGTGAGATTTCTGAAGATGGAAAAAGGATTTCACTCACAGGAATCAGCTCCACCATACCCTGGCCCTCCCATGGATTATGGCCAGCCAGCAATGTATGCTCCACCAACCTATTCCACTCAACCAGGCTTCCCCGCTCAACCAGGTTTCTCCGCTCCGCCAGGCTATCCCGTTCAACAAGGCGTCTCTGCTCCACAATGTTTCCCCGCTCAACCAGGTTTCTCCGCTCCGCCAGGTTATCCCGTTCAACAAGGCGTCTCTGCTCCACAATGTTTCCCCACTCAACCAGGTTTCTCTCCTGCTCCTGCTGGTAAGTGATCActtattaattttcttttgtttagcAGTATATTCTAcataacattgaacaaaaattCTTAAAATCTTGAAAACGTATGgctataaaatatatataaacacattaTAGTGCTTGTTGATGGAGATCTTTGTACAAATGCATGTACTTGTTGCTGATGGTGTTTTGAGATGATTAGTTCCTTGTTTTGCTGAACCGTTTCTGTCATCTCACAGGTGTTGCTTTTGCTCCTGTACCTATTCAACCAACAGGTGAGGCAGACACATCCAGGAACATGCTGCGGAATGAAAAACATGTGCTTCCCTCTTGCTGTGTGTCAAAACAAAAGTGTGCAGAACTTTCTACTGTAGGCCAGTTTAGCTTAGATCAAACGCCATACTCGCATGGTAACATGTTAGGAATCttgtaaatctgttttcttccttagaaaatgcagagtgggactgttttttttcagtggctttGGTGCATTTTTGACCTTTGCACAACATTAAGtgcatttctaaaaacaatttgTGCAAAACCGCATGGGTTACCTTCAAATTCCAGTTTCTCTCACGAAATCCTTAGTTCATTGTTCAGAATGAATTCTCTGCGTCATTAAATATGTCAGTGCTTCAGAATGTCAAGTAATCGTTTCATTGTTTGACTAAGACAGTTGAATTCATTAGTCATGTTGTCAATATGGCTGTGTACTCTGGAGAGATATTCGAATGTAAACTGTGGCTAATCTTTTGATGACAAGAATTGTAAATTGTAATGGTGGGAGATCAATGGCTAGAGACTGGACAAGAATCATGTTTATGcttttgttgtaatttgttGACAGACAAATCCATTGTGATAAAGAATgcagaccaaaaacaaaaaactgaagtaGAAATAGGAACTGTTGGAGTccattcatttctgtttctgtgcacCACAAAGGTTCGCTAACCAGTTtcaggacccgaccagaacaacagtgtaaattaccttgagaaataatgagatttggttatatataaaaacaggctttaatgccgaaaaatgataaaatgttccAAGCCATACATGTCATACAAATAGAACAGATACAGAGTTACATTCACCATCCAGCACTGGGGCCACTCTTTGCTCACCTTATGGATGTAACCCAGTGAGGCAAAGATTGTAGCAAGagtttaactttttattcttctctgcaATCTGTACCCTCCCTACAGGGTAGTCTAATCAGTTTCAATCTGTTTACATATGACTGGAGGCAATATCACACAAACATGGTTATGTAAGCTGCAGCGTGTGCTTGTAAGCAGATAAAAGAGGCTAAAAGAgatgaaggaaaacacagaatccaTAACAGAACATAAGACAATCTCcttaaggaaaacaaaacaggacTGTAGGAATTACAGTGCAGTCTTCTTATGCTTTCTGTCTCCATACTGAGAAACAATCTTTTATGGGGTGAAGAATTGAGAAGTAGGAGCTCTTCATTCTTGAGAGGAACTTTATCAGCATCTTGTGGTGGGTTGCAAACCATATCTTGATGATGTTGGAACAATGGATCCTGGAAGATGTCCTCTGCCTCTTCTGCCTCTTCCTCCGTTTTGCCTCCTAACTCCTCTGCCACAGTCCCACTCAtctccctcctcttcttctctctggctgtcgACCTGTTCAGTTACTTGTCCTTCCATTGTCAGAAATGTAACATGGTGTTGTTTTCTGactatatatattatatactaTATACAGTACTTGCCAGTTGATGACTCATGAGATGCATCTCTGAGCTATTTCAGAAAATTGATTGATCTTTGGTTGATCTAATGTTTCACACTTTTACCTACATTGAAGAAACTAAGGAttcacttgggagcaatttaccaattcatgacacatttagaaaaaagtctaatcaaaatgtataaaaatattcttgcgAAGTTTTAACCACCTGTTCAAGCTTtttgcatgttaagacttatACAATGAAATTATGCTTAAATGTTGTGGAGGAAGAAATAATTCAACAGGGACCAATGTTTGATTAAAGAGACTGAAATTGTAGGGAAAGTCAGAAAACTGCACATAGTCACTCGCATGATGTTCAAAAGCATTTGCAACTTGCTCACAGGAACAGGAAATTGCTTTTTTGATGTGCACAAGTGACAACATGATTTGAAACTTGAACAATTTGaattttgtcagaaaaaaatgcaacacagtggctgagaaaaactgtaaaataaatttatggCCACAAAAAAATGGTAATTGATATTGTAGTGAAGATGCAGATTTCTGTGTGAATCCACTAGAGGTCAGGGCTTCTCCTTAGTATGTACAAGTCCAAAGAATTATGATCTATCAAGTCTGTAGATTTGACCTTCATCTAGGACTTGTACAGGTCTAGGGTCAGGAAAAGGGCAGCTAAAATCTCTGCAGAATCAACACAGGATCTCTCCAAAACTTTTGAATATCAGTAATGATTGAACAATCATATTTGACaatttatatttgtataaatGCATAATTACACACAGTTTGCACACAGTTTGTACCAATCACttaatgtaaaattattatataatacatcatcttctacatttttaaacaatttatttaaatattttctaagcttctttttctgcttctaaTGAAAATCAATTCCTGTTATCTTAGAGCAGAAGGCAAAGGACAAATTAAACCATACATATTAACAACAAACTCCATAAAATCCTTGAATCATTTTGAAACAATGtgtaaagcttttgtttttaatttcagtgtgttttgtaTATTTCAGTAACTCGTGTGGCAATATCAACTGCTCTATATGACGTTCCTGGACAGACCTTTTGTTCCCACTGCCAGGAAACAGTGATCACCCGTACGGAGTCAGAGCCAGGATTATTGGCCTGGCTTGCTTGCGGAGGATTGTGCTTTCTGGGGTAAAAACCTACTAAATATGTAAAGTAGTacatcaaagtcaaatttcattcAAATACAAATAACCACAATTGCATAAAATCTAACAGAATCAAATTTCCATTTCCCCCTACAGGTGCTTCCTTTGCTGCTGTATCCCATTCTGCCTTGATTCCTGTAACGATGTGAAGCATCATTGTCCAAGATGCCAGCATGTCCTCTACATTTACAAACGGATGTGAAACTAGTCCCATAAGGAACTGGAAAAATTAGAGTTAACATTTAGGTTGTCACATCTCTTATGCTGAAaattgtgattctttttttatgtcaaattgtATGAAATGGTTTTTatgctgaaattaaaacaaacaaagatttACATCACAACAAAGAAACACGCATATCAAACAACCAGGCATACACAGATCCATGCATAAGGGCAGTTTAGAGTATCCATTTGACCTAACGAtcatatttttggactgtgggaggaagtcggAGTACCAAGAAGGAACAAAGTTGTGCTTGGAGGTGAACatgtaaactccatgcagacAGACCCATTGCAAGGATTCAAACTTtggaccttcttgctgtaagGCAATAGTAATACCAACTGTATTGTGCAGCCATTATCCCAATAATGTCTTCAAATAATGGTTGTGTACAAACCTATTGCCAGCAatgtaaaaaagatttaaatgtctgaattttCCCACTCTGGGATCATAAGGGCTAATTCCATTATATTCTAAATGTAAAAAGACTATTCTATTTGTTTCAATGGATTGAGAAAACCTTTGCTTTCTCACCCATCTTTTCTCACTTTCTGTCTATGTATTTACAATTATTAATAATCCTGTTCAAGTCATGAATAAATGAAGCAttaaatacatagaaaaaataagtCTTCCTTGTTTGCATTTACAGTAATGGAATACTGTGAATGTGAAGGTAACTATCTGATGTTGCTGATCAAACACACTTAATCGTATCATAACAGCTGTCAAGCATAGTGGTGAAGGGTTATGATTTGAGCTTGTTTTGCAGatataaaaagcccaaaagaGCTCAAGAGTCAAGTCTAAAAGCTTTAACAGCATCAGGAGGATTATTATAGTAGAAAACACGCCATATTTCCTGACCCTCACAGGGGGATGCAGACACACAATGCTCAACAGAAAGAGGCTGCTTCATGAGGGGACTGCTTATTATGCTCTATTTGATTTAGGAGGAATTCACACTGAGATTAAACTAAGTTTTTTTATCAACACAGTAGGCCTGTCTGCAATGAAATAGGGCTATTCTACCaggaaagtgtttctttttgtgttatCTGAATATACAACTTGGGCAAAGTTGTGAAAAGTGCAATTTCCTCTGAATggcttaaatttaaaaaaagaatgctAAGTTTGTGCTACTTAAGTCTTCATTGGGAGTTAGCTTATATAAGAACAAATTTGCATCACTACAAGGCTGATCTTTCTCTTCATTCATAGTTTGAGTTAAAAGTTTGCATACTTTCATCATGGCCTTGAGCCTAATTGAATATGGGTGTTTGTAACAAGTGTGTTCATATTCAACACCCATAATCTACTAAATCTAAGAAGTTTCCTAATTCTGACCAGAGGCATGGTGAAACGCCCTGGCAGAATTGAGGAGGTGAGTGTTTTCGGATCGAGTTTGGTATTCCAGGAGGGCTGCTGGAAGAACAATGAGGAAATGTATGGAAGAGATGGAAAGCCAAGTAGCTAAGGTCATCAAGCTGGAATTGAACATATAATGGCCGGCATTGAACAATTAAGTCTGATGCTCAGGGGTAGAACACAACTCACATAAGGAGACACTAGTCATCCTGCGGCTGTTGCAGGTTCAATTCTGGCCTCatgacatttgctgcatgtcatTACTTTTTTTAAGTGTAGAGGGGAATCAGAGTTTGAACTATATGCTTTAGTTTGTCTGCACTTTGACACACCTTTGCAAATgctatcttatcttatcttatcttaaacaTCTGATGTTTTCGTTTGTTAGTAACTATATGATCCTAGCGTCTTGATGTTATTGAgtgttataattttttatatgctATAATTACTTCTTGATGTTGGCACACAAGACTCGTCTGAGAGCTAAAACAGGGTCGTCACTTGGACCACAATACCACAGACATGAGAAATCTATAAAGTAATCTCTGAGTTGAGGGGAATCAAAGAGTTTCAtcggccaagtcaaagtccatgTCTGATAGAAAAGCTGATGGTGGCTCTTGAGAGAGctacacagaaacaaaacctgGAGTGAACTGAAACAATGTTGCAAAGACAAATGGGACAAAATTCctcaaaaacaagaaagactGACAAAGTCAAGCAGGAGACACCTACTTCAAGTTACTGCAGGTTAAGCGTGTCCTACTTTGTTTTACTCATGATTGCATTAAATGTCATGGAAACTTTATTTAATTCCATCTTTCAACTTTAAATGCAGAGAACGCAAAACACTGCTTGCTCAAGAAAGGGTGCCTATGCT
This window encodes:
- the LOC116734987 gene encoding lipopolysaccharide-induced tumor necrosis factor-alpha factor homolog isoform X2, with amino-acid sequence MEKGFHSQESAPPYPGPPMDYGQPAMYAPPTYSTQPGFPAQPGFSAPPGFPAQPGFSAPPGYPVQQGVSAPQCFPTQPGFSPAPAGVAFAPVPIQPTVTRVAISTALYDVPGQTFCSHCQETVITRTESEPGLLAWLACGGLCFLGCFLCCCIPFCLDSCNDVKHHCPRCQHVLYIYKRM
- the LOC116734987 gene encoding lipopolysaccharide-induced tumor necrosis factor-alpha factor homolog isoform X3, whose protein sequence is MEKGFHSQESAPPYPGPPMDYGQPAMYAPPTYSTQPGFPAQPGFSAPPGYPVQQGVSAPQCFPAQPGFSPAPAGVAFAPVPIQPTVTRVAISTALYDVPGQTFCSHCQETVITRTESEPGLLAWLACGGLCFLGCFLCCCIPFCLDSCNDVKHHCPRCQHVLYIYKRM
- the LOC116734987 gene encoding lipopolysaccharide-induced tumor necrosis factor-alpha factor homolog isoform X1, with protein sequence MEKGFHSQESAPPYPGPPMDYGQPAMYAPPTYSTQPGFPAQPGFSAPPGYPVQQGVSAPQCFPAQPGFSAPPGYPVQQGVSAPQCFPTQPGFSPAPAGVAFAPVPIQPTVTRVAISTALYDVPGQTFCSHCQETVITRTESEPGLLAWLACGGLCFLGCFLCCCIPFCLDSCNDVKHHCPRCQHVLYIYKRM